In Candidatus Roseilinea sp., one DNA window encodes the following:
- the tgt gene encoding queuine tRNA-ribosyltransferase, whose protein sequence is MSFSFALTHTDGRARAGVLHTSHGEILTPAFMPVGTQATVKAIPPRDLEELGAQIILANTYHLYLRPGDELIARRGGLHRFMSWPHPILTDSGGFQVFSLSEMRKIDDDGVTFKSHLDGSMHRFTPEKSIRIQENLGADIIMCFDECPPPTDREYNAIALARTHAWAARCREAHTRADQVLFGIAQGGIFRDLREQSARFLASLDFPGYAIGGLAVGEDKADMFCVIEWMDEALPAHKPRYLMGVGEPTDLLRAVQRGVDMADCVLPTRLARHGAAFTRDGRINMRNRVYAEDERPIEPECDCYTCRNFTRAYIRHLLQAGEILGLYLMSLHNIAFLMNLMRAMREAIIQRRFETFAQVWLARYERIENPTHL, encoded by the coding sequence ATGAGCTTCTCCTTTGCTCTCACCCACACCGATGGCCGGGCGCGTGCAGGCGTTTTGCACACCTCACACGGCGAAATCCTCACTCCGGCTTTCATGCCCGTCGGTACCCAGGCCACCGTGAAGGCGATCCCGCCGCGCGACCTGGAGGAGCTAGGCGCGCAGATCATCCTCGCCAACACCTATCACCTCTACCTGCGCCCCGGCGACGAACTGATCGCGCGACGCGGCGGGCTGCATCGCTTCATGAGCTGGCCGCACCCGATCCTCACCGACAGCGGCGGCTTCCAGGTGTTCTCGCTCAGTGAGATGCGCAAGATTGACGACGACGGCGTGACCTTCAAGAGCCACCTGGACGGCTCTATGCATCGCTTCACGCCGGAGAAGTCCATCCGCATCCAGGAGAACCTCGGCGCCGATATCATCATGTGCTTCGACGAGTGCCCGCCGCCGACCGACCGCGAATACAACGCCATCGCGCTGGCCCGCACGCACGCCTGGGCAGCGCGCTGTCGAGAGGCGCACACCCGCGCCGACCAGGTGCTGTTCGGCATCGCACAGGGCGGCATCTTCCGCGACTTGCGTGAGCAGTCGGCGCGCTTCCTCGCATCGCTCGACTTCCCTGGCTACGCCATTGGTGGCTTGGCGGTCGGCGAGGACAAGGCGGACATGTTCTGTGTGATCGAGTGGATGGACGAGGCGCTGCCGGCGCACAAGCCACGCTACCTGATGGGCGTTGGCGAGCCGACCGATCTCCTCCGCGCTGTGCAGCGCGGCGTAGACATGGCCGACTGTGTGCTGCCGACGCGGCTGGCGCGCCATGGCGCTGCCTTCACGCGCGACGGTCGCATCAACATGCGCAATCGCGTCTATGCCGAGGACGAGCGGCCGATCGAGCCAGAGTGCGATTGCTACACATGCCGTAACTTTACCCGCGCCTATATTCGCCACTTGCTCCAGGCCGGCGAAATCCTCGGCCTGTATCTCATGAGCTTGCACAACATCGCCTTCCTGATGAATCTGATGCGCGCGATGCGCGAGGCCATCATTCAACGACGCTTCGAGACGTTCGCCCAGGTTTGGCTGGCGCGTTACGAGCGCATCGAAAATCCAACGCATCTCTAA
- the leuC gene encoding 3-isopropylmalate dehydratase large subunit — protein MGKTFAEKALARASGQAEVSAGQIVDARPDRVLSHDNTAAIYRLFKQLGVEKVKHPERLCITLDHAVPAPTTQHAQNHAEVRRFVREQGVRYFFEVGRGICHQVFSEEALVLPGMTILGSDSHTTHFGWLGAFGAGIGRSEVAALWATGELWLRVPESMKVVVTGNLPPWVTSKDFCLKLIGDLGQDGGLYRSVEFHGDGISRLSLDSRMVIPNMMAEFGAKNAYLPPDEAVFAYLEMRLQRRLRIAEAQQDAVECATVESQLAHLRSDALYPDADATYAVVCHYDLSTLEPMVARPHRVDNVAPIGEVKGQPVQQAWLGTCTNGRLEDIAAACDVLRGRRVARTTRLLWNPASSEVLQEALRLGYVATFLEAGGVINTPGCGPCMGNHMGVPAVGEVTISSANRNFRGRMGTRESEIYLASPAVVAASAVAGVIADPREITAEATTAFVNHLS, from the coding sequence ATGGGAAAGACGTTCGCGGAGAAAGCTCTGGCGCGCGCTTCGGGTCAGGCCGAGGTGAGCGCCGGTCAGATCGTTGACGCCCGGCCCGACCGCGTGCTCAGCCACGACAACACCGCCGCCATCTACCGATTGTTCAAGCAGCTCGGCGTCGAGAAAGTGAAGCACCCCGAACGCTTGTGCATCACGCTCGACCATGCCGTGCCTGCGCCGACGACGCAGCACGCGCAGAACCATGCCGAGGTACGCCGCTTCGTGCGCGAGCAGGGCGTGCGCTATTTCTTCGAGGTCGGGCGCGGCATTTGCCATCAGGTCTTCAGCGAAGAGGCGCTCGTGCTGCCCGGCATGACGATCCTCGGCTCGGACTCGCACACGACGCACTTTGGATGGCTGGGCGCGTTCGGCGCAGGGATCGGACGCAGCGAAGTTGCTGCTCTTTGGGCTACGGGCGAACTGTGGCTACGCGTGCCGGAGAGCATGAAAGTCGTCGTCACCGGCAACCTGCCGCCGTGGGTCACTTCCAAGGATTTCTGTCTCAAGCTGATCGGCGATCTCGGCCAGGACGGCGGGCTCTATCGCTCGGTGGAATTTCACGGCGACGGCATCAGCCGGCTCAGCCTGGACAGCCGGATGGTCATTCCCAACATGATGGCCGAGTTCGGCGCGAAGAACGCTTATCTACCACCGGACGAAGCCGTCTTCGCTTATCTCGAGATGCGCTTGCAGCGACGCTTGCGCATAGCGGAAGCGCAGCAGGATGCCGTCGAATGTGCCACCGTCGAATCTCAACTTGCCCACTTGAGAAGCGACGCGCTGTATCCCGACGCCGACGCGACGTATGCCGTCGTGTGTCACTACGACCTGAGCACACTCGAGCCGATGGTGGCACGGCCGCATCGCGTGGATAACGTCGCGCCGATCGGCGAGGTGAAAGGTCAGCCGGTGCAGCAAGCCTGGCTGGGCACGTGCACGAATGGCCGGCTGGAAGACATCGCCGCTGCATGCGACGTACTGCGCGGCCGGCGCGTGGCGCGCACCACGCGCCTACTGTGGAACCCGGCGTCGTCGGAGGTGCTGCAGGAAGCGCTTCGGCTCGGCTACGTGGCAACCTTCTTGGAAGCCGGCGGGGTGATCAACACGCCCGGCTGCGGCCCGTGCATGGGCAACCACATGGGCGTGCCGGCGGTGGGCGAGGTCACCATCAGCAGCGCCAACCGCAACTTCCGCGGGCGCATGGGCACACGCGAGTCCGAAATCTACCTTGCTTCGCCGGCCGTCGTCGCCGCCAGCGCCGTCGCCGGCGTCATCGCCGATCCGCGGGAGATCACCGCTGAAGCGACGACGGCTTTCGTCAATCATCTATCATGA
- a CDS encoding 3-oxoacyl-[acyl-carrier-protein] synthase 2, producing MQNHRRVVVTGIGAITPLGLDMESTWDALINGESGVAPITRFDPNLLPVHVACEVKNFDPTNFIDPREVRRTDLFEQYALAATRQAVQQANFTITPDIADDVGVVVGSSIGGFHTMLAQYDVLREQGPRRINPFAIPMIMSNGAAGMIAIELGARGPSYSPASACATSNDSLGQAFEIIRRGAAIAMIAGGADATVSALGMAGFDRLGALSHNNELPSTSPKPFDKNRDGVVMGEGACVMVLEELEFALRRGANILAEIAGFGQTTDAFHVIAPAEGGAGAAKAIRRAMESANVRPEDIDYINAHGTATPLNDIAETQAVKAVLGDHAYHVPISSTKSMTGHMMGATGALEAAVCIYAIQHGVIPPTRNLVEPDPQCDLDYVPGEARKHRVNVAMNNSFGFGGHNSVLIFKRYDG from the coding sequence ATGCAGAATCATCGAAGAGTTGTCGTTACCGGCATCGGCGCGATCACGCCGCTCGGCTTGGACATGGAGAGCACGTGGGACGCGCTGATCAACGGTGAGTCCGGTGTCGCGCCGATCACCCGTTTCGACCCTAACCTGTTGCCGGTGCACGTCGCCTGCGAGGTCAAGAACTTCGACCCGACCAACTTCATTGACCCACGCGAAGTGCGCCGCACCGACCTGTTCGAGCAATACGCCCTGGCGGCCACGCGCCAGGCCGTCCAACAGGCGAACTTCACCATTACGCCCGACATCGCCGACGACGTCGGGGTGGTCGTCGGTTCGTCCATCGGCGGCTTCCACACCATGCTGGCGCAGTATGACGTGCTACGCGAGCAAGGCCCGCGCCGGATCAATCCGTTCGCCATTCCGATGATCATGAGCAACGGCGCGGCAGGCATGATCGCCATCGAGCTGGGCGCGCGCGGCCCGTCGTATTCGCCCGCTTCGGCCTGCGCCACCAGCAACGACAGCCTGGGCCAGGCCTTCGAGATCATTCGGCGCGGCGCAGCAATCGCCATGATCGCCGGCGGCGCCGACGCCACGGTGAGCGCGCTGGGCATGGCCGGCTTCGACCGGCTGGGCGCACTCAGCCACAACAACGAGCTGCCCTCCACTTCGCCCAAGCCCTTCGACAAGAATCGCGACGGCGTGGTGATGGGCGAGGGCGCGTGTGTGATGGTGTTGGAGGAGCTGGAGTTCGCCCTGCGGCGCGGCGCGAACATCCTGGCGGAGATCGCCGGCTTTGGTCAAACGACCGACGCCTTTCACGTGATTGCGCCCGCGGAGGGTGGCGCCGGCGCGGCAAAGGCCATCCGCCGCGCGATGGAGTCCGCCAACGTTCGCCCGGAGGATATTGACTACATCAACGCGCACGGCACGGCGACCCCGTTGAACGACATTGCCGAGACGCAGGCGGTGAAGGCCGTGCTCGGCGACCATGCCTACCACGTGCCCATCAGCAGCACCAAGAGCATGACCGGCCACATGATGGGCGCGACCGGCGCGCTGGAGGCGGCGGTGTGCATCTACGCCATCCAGCATGGCGTCATCCCGCCGACACGCAACCTGGTCGAACCCGATCCGCAGTGCGATCTGGACTACGTGCCGGGCGAGGCGCGCAAGCACCGCGTGAACGTCGCTATGAACAACTCGTTCGGCTTCGGCGGGCACAACAGCGTGCTGATCTTCAAGCGCTATGACGGTTGA
- the rnc gene encoding ribonuclease 3, with amino-acid sequence MTVELPTFNDPTLLERALTHTSYVNEHPEEQAADNERLEFLGDAVLDFVAGAWLFEQFPDYDEGRLTSIRAALVRVSTLAKFARQVGLPERLRLGKGEIDTGGRERANILGDAFEALLGALYLDQGIEAVRSFVVPLLAQATPEIVQAKLDRDAKSHLQEWSQGVLGVTPRYKLVATEGPDHAKVFTVEVRLGDRVAGVGRGSSKQMAEQLAARDALERASELAQHTESSEPKEGSEAEGQGSDARLPSASAPTA; translated from the coding sequence ATGACGGTTGAATTGCCGACCTTCAACGATCCGACGCTCCTTGAACGCGCGCTCACCCACACGTCCTACGTCAACGAACATCCCGAAGAACAGGCTGCCGACAACGAGCGCCTAGAGTTCCTCGGCGATGCAGTGCTGGATTTCGTCGCCGGCGCATGGTTATTCGAGCAGTTCCCGGATTACGACGAAGGCCGGCTGACCAGCATCCGCGCCGCGCTGGTGCGCGTGAGCACGCTGGCGAAGTTTGCCCGCCAAGTGGGGCTGCCCGAGCGACTGCGGCTGGGCAAGGGCGAGATTGACACCGGCGGACGTGAGCGCGCAAACATCCTCGGCGATGCCTTCGAGGCGTTGCTCGGCGCACTCTACCTCGACCAAGGCATCGAAGCCGTGCGCAGCTTTGTCGTTCCGCTGCTGGCCCAGGCCACGCCGGAGATCGTGCAAGCCAAGCTCGACCGCGATGCCAAGAGCCACCTCCAGGAGTGGAGCCAGGGGGTGCTGGGTGTCACGCCGCGCTACAAGCTGGTGGCCACCGAAGGGCCGGATCACGCCAAGGTGTTCACCGTCGAGGTGCGGCTGGGCGACCGCGTGGCCGGTGTTGGGCGCGGATCGAGCAAGCAGATGGCCGAGCAGCTTGCCGCGCGTGATGCGCTTGAGCGAGCCAGCGAGTTGGCGCAGCACACGGAGAGCAGCGAACCAAAGGAGGGGAGCGAAGCGGAAGGGCAGGGCAGCGACGCCAGACTGCCCTCCGCCTCCGCACCTACAGCTTGA